In a single window of the Streptomyces cinnabarinus genome:
- a CDS encoding YqgE/AlgH family protein — MTEVSSLTGRLLVATPALADPNFDRAVVLLLDHDEEGSLGVVLNRPTPVDVGDILEGWGDLAGEPGVVFQGGPVSLDSALGVAVIPGGASGESAPLGWRRVHGAIGLVDLEAPPELLASALGSLRIFAGYAGWGPGQLEDELVEGAWYVVESEPGDVSSPAPERLWREVLRRQRNELAMVATYPDDPSLN, encoded by the coding sequence ATGACCGAGGTGTCCTCGCTCACAGGGCGGTTGCTCGTGGCAACGCCCGCCCTGGCGGACCCGAACTTCGACCGCGCGGTGGTGCTCCTTCTCGACCACGACGAGGAGGGCTCGCTCGGCGTCGTCCTCAACCGTCCGACCCCGGTGGACGTGGGCGACATCCTGGAGGGCTGGGGCGATCTCGCGGGCGAGCCCGGGGTCGTCTTCCAGGGCGGCCCGGTGTCCCTCGACTCCGCCCTCGGCGTCGCGGTCATCCCCGGCGGAGCGAGCGGCGAGAGCGCCCCGCTCGGATGGCGGCGGGTGCACGGCGCGATCGGTCTGGTGGATCTGGAGGCCCCGCCCGAGCTGCTCGCCTCGGCGCTCGGCTCGCTGCGGATCTTCGCGGGGTACGCGGGCTGGGGGCCCGGCCAGCTGGAGGACGAGCTGGTGGAGGGCGCCTGGTACGTCGTGGAGTCGGAGCCGGGCGATGTCTCCTCGCCGGCCCCGGAGAGACTCTGGCGGGAGGTGCTGCGCCGCCAGCGCAACGAACTCGCGATGGTGGCCACGTATCCGGACGACCCTTCGCTCAACTGA
- a CDS encoding xanthine dehydrogenase family protein molybdopterin-binding subunit, with amino-acid sequence MSNDAVTAPTAAEAAPAPEPIPHGLGVSLPAADARAKTEGTFPYAADLWAEGLLWAAVLRSPHAHARIVSIDTTHAREMPGVRAVVTHEDVPGTPVHGRGTADRPVFASEVVRHHGEPIAAVAADHPDTARMAAAAVIVEYEVLDPVTDPEQAFEAEPLHPDGNLIRHIPLRHGDPDAAAEIVVEGLYRIGRQDPAPIGAEAGLAVPRPDGGVELYLASTDPHRDRDTAAACYGLAPDRVKIVVTGVPGATADREDQGFQLPLGLLALKTGCPVKLTATREESFLGHVHRHPTLLRYRHHADAEGKLVKVEAQILLDAGAYADTSAEALAAAVSFACGPYVVPNAFIEGWAVRTNNPPSGHVRGEGAMQVAAAYEAQMDKLAKKLGVDPAELRLRNVLATGDVLPTGQTVTCPAPVAELLQAVRDFPLPPLPKDTPEDEWLLPGGPEGAGEPGAVRRGVGYGLGMVHMLGTEGADEVSTATVKVQDGIATVLCAAVETGQGFATLARQIVQETLGIDEVHVAPVDTDQPPAGPGCRGRHTWVSGGAVERAAKMVRTQLLQPLAHKFGMSTELLQITDGKITSYDGVLSTTVTEAMDGKELWATAQCRPHPTEPLDEAGQGDAFVGLAFCAIRAVVDVDIELGSVRVVELALAQDVGRVLNPAQLAARIEAGVTQGVGIALTENLRTARGSIRHPDLTGYALPTALDAPDIRIVKLVEERDVVAPFGAKAVSAVPVVASPAAIASAVRAATGRPVNRLPIRPQAAVVTSGT; translated from the coding sequence GTGAGCAACGACGCCGTCACCGCGCCCACTGCCGCGGAGGCCGCCCCCGCCCCCGAGCCGATTCCGCACGGCCTCGGTGTCTCGCTGCCGGCCGCCGACGCCCGCGCCAAGACCGAGGGCACCTTCCCCTACGCCGCCGACCTGTGGGCCGAGGGCCTGCTGTGGGCGGCCGTGCTGCGCTCGCCGCACGCGCACGCGCGCATCGTGTCGATCGACACCACCCACGCGCGGGAGATGCCCGGCGTCCGCGCCGTCGTCACCCACGAGGACGTCCCCGGCACCCCGGTGCACGGCCGCGGCACCGCCGACCGGCCGGTGTTCGCCTCCGAGGTGGTACGCCACCACGGCGAGCCCATCGCCGCCGTCGCCGCCGACCACCCCGACACCGCGCGGATGGCCGCCGCGGCGGTCATCGTCGAGTACGAGGTCCTCGACCCGGTCACCGACCCCGAGCAGGCCTTCGAGGCCGAGCCGCTGCACCCCGACGGCAACCTGATCCGGCACATCCCGCTGCGCCACGGCGACCCCGACGCGGCCGCCGAGATCGTCGTCGAGGGCCTGTACCGCATCGGCCGCCAGGACCCGGCGCCCATCGGGGCCGAGGCCGGACTCGCCGTGCCCCGCCCGGACGGCGGGGTGGAGCTCTACCTCGCCTCCACCGACCCGCACCGCGACCGCGACACCGCCGCCGCCTGCTACGGCCTCGCGCCCGACCGCGTGAAGATCGTCGTCACCGGCGTCCCCGGCGCCACCGCCGACCGCGAGGACCAGGGCTTCCAGCTCCCGCTGGGCCTGCTGGCGCTGAAGACCGGCTGCCCGGTGAAGCTGACGGCCACCCGCGAGGAGTCCTTCCTCGGCCACGTCCACCGGCATCCGACGCTCCTGCGCTACCGTCACCACGCGGACGCCGAGGGCAAGCTGGTCAAGGTCGAGGCGCAGATCCTGCTGGACGCGGGCGCGTACGCGGACACCTCCGCCGAGGCCCTGGCGGCCGCGGTGTCCTTCGCCTGCGGCCCCTATGTCGTGCCGAACGCCTTCATCGAGGGCTGGGCGGTCCGCACCAACAACCCGCCCTCAGGACATGTCCGCGGCGAGGGCGCCATGCAGGTCGCCGCCGCCTACGAGGCGCAGATGGACAAGCTGGCCAAGAAGCTCGGCGTGGACCCGGCCGAGCTGCGCCTGCGCAATGTGCTCGCCACTGGCGACGTCCTGCCCACCGGCCAGACGGTCACCTGCCCGGCGCCGGTCGCCGAACTCCTCCAGGCGGTGCGCGACTTCCCGTTGCCGCCGCTGCCCAAGGACACCCCCGAGGACGAGTGGCTGCTGCCCGGCGGGCCCGAGGGCGCGGGCGAACCGGGCGCGGTGCGCCGCGGCGTGGGCTACGGGCTCGGCATGGTGCACATGCTGGGCACGGAGGGCGCCGACGAGGTCTCCACGGCGACGGTCAAGGTGCAGGACGGCATCGCCACGGTCCTGTGCGCGGCGGTGGAGACCGGCCAGGGCTTCGCCACGCTGGCCCGCCAGATCGTCCAGGAGACCCTCGGCATCGACGAGGTCCATGTCGCCCCGGTCGACACCGACCAGCCCCCGGCGGGCCCGGGCTGCCGCGGCCGGCACACCTGGGTGTCGGGCGGTGCGGTGGAGCGCGCGGCGAAGATGGTCCGTACCCAGCTGCTCCAGCCCCTCGCGCACAAGTTCGGTATGTCCACCGAGCTGCTCCAGATCACCGACGGAAAGATCACCTCGTACGACGGCGTCCTGTCGACCACCGTCACCGAGGCGATGGACGGCAAGGAGCTGTGGGCGACCGCGCAGTGCCGCCCGCACCCCACCGAGCCGCTGGACGAGGCCGGCCAGGGCGACGCCTTCGTGGGCCTGGCGTTCTGCGCGATCCGCGCGGTCGTGGACGTCGACATCGAGCTGGGCTCGGTCCGGGTGGTGGAGCTGGCGCTCGCCCAGGACGTGGGCCGGGTGCTGAACCCCGCTCAGCTCGCGGCGCGGATCGAGGCGGGCGTCACGCAGGGCGTCGGCATAGCGCTGACGGAGAACCTGCGCACGGCCCGCGGCTCGATACGGCATCCCGACCTGACCGGCTACGCCCTGCCAACGGCCCTGGACGCCCCGGACATCAGGATCGTGAAGCTGGTGGAGGAACGGGACGTGGTGGCGCCGTTCGGCGCGAAGGCGGTGAGCGCGGTGCCGGTGGTGGCTTCCCCCGCGGCGATCGCCTCGGCGGTGCGCGCGGCGACGGGCCGTCCGGTGAACCGGCTGCCGATCCGTCCGCAGGCGGCGGTGGTGACGAGCGGCACGTGA
- a CDS encoding beta-N-acetylhexosaminidase — MTSPTELIPAPRVIEGPGRCGFSLEESTTLWAAPGTGSTERWLRATLGQALGLPLRPGPEDARNALRLVVDAGLEPEGYRLTVVADQGIEIRGGDAAGVFWGAQTLRQLLGPDAFRKAPVRPGISYGVPHQTIADAPRFRWRGLMLDVARHFLPKDQVLRYLDLMAAHKLNVLHFHLTDDQGWRVEIKKYPRLTAAGSWRARTKFGHRASELWEEKPHGGHYTQDDIREIVAYAAERHITVVPEIDVPGHSQAAIAAYPELGNTDVIDTTSLTVWDNWGISANVLAPTDNTLRFYEGVFEELLGLFPSEFIHVGGDECPKDQWRRSPTAQARIRELGLADEDELQAWFIAHFDEWLSERGRRLIGWDEILEGGLAKGAAVSSWRGYAGGIAAARAGHDVVMCPEQYVYLDHRQAAGEEEPVPIGYVRTLEDVYRFEPVPADLTPEEAPHVIGTQANVWTEVMESPARVDYQTFPRLSAFAEVAWSRLPAPDQRDFADFERRMTAHYARLDALGVGYRPPAGPLPWQRRPGVLGRPLEGAPPNR; from the coding sequence GTGACTTCACCGACGGAACTGATTCCGGCGCCCCGTGTGATCGAGGGGCCCGGCCGGTGCGGGTTCTCCCTGGAGGAGAGCACCACCCTGTGGGCCGCGCCCGGCACCGGCAGCACGGAACGCTGGCTGCGGGCCACGCTGGGCCAGGCCCTCGGCCTGCCGCTGCGCCCCGGTCCTGAGGACGCCCGGAACGCCCTGCGGCTGGTCGTCGACGCCGGCCTGGAGCCCGAGGGGTACCGGCTCACCGTCGTCGCCGACCAGGGCATCGAGATCCGTGGCGGCGACGCGGCCGGTGTCTTCTGGGGCGCGCAGACACTGCGTCAGCTCCTCGGACCCGACGCCTTCCGCAAGGCGCCGGTGCGACCGGGGATCTCCTACGGCGTCCCGCACCAGACCATCGCGGACGCGCCCCGCTTCCGCTGGCGCGGCCTCATGCTCGACGTCGCCCGGCACTTCCTGCCCAAGGACCAGGTGCTGCGCTACCTGGACCTGATGGCCGCGCACAAACTCAACGTCCTCCACTTCCACTTGACCGACGATCAGGGCTGGCGCGTCGAGATCAAGAAGTACCCCCGGCTCACCGCGGCCGGATCCTGGCGGGCGCGCACGAAATTCGGCCACCGCGCCTCCGAGCTGTGGGAGGAGAAGCCGCACGGTGGCCACTACACCCAGGACGACATCCGCGAGATCGTCGCCTACGCCGCCGAGCGGCATATCACCGTCGTCCCCGAAATCGACGTACCCGGCCACTCGCAGGCCGCCATCGCCGCGTACCCGGAACTCGGCAACACCGACGTCATCGACACCACCTCCCTGACCGTCTGGGACAACTGGGGAATCTCCGCCAACGTACTCGCCCCCACTGACAACACCCTGCGCTTCTACGAGGGGGTGTTCGAGGAACTCCTCGGTCTGTTCCCCTCGGAGTTCATCCATGTCGGCGGCGACGAATGCCCGAAGGACCAGTGGCGGCGGTCACCGACGGCACAGGCGCGCATCCGGGAACTCGGACTCGCCGACGAGGACGAACTCCAGGCGTGGTTCATCGCCCACTTCGACGAGTGGCTCTCCGAACGCGGCCGCCGCCTCATCGGCTGGGACGAGATCCTGGAGGGCGGCCTCGCCAAGGGCGCGGCGGTGTCCTCCTGGCGCGGATACGCGGGCGGGATCGCCGCCGCGCGGGCCGGCCACGACGTCGTCATGTGTCCCGAGCAGTACGTGTACTTGGACCACCGCCAGGCCGCGGGCGAGGAGGAGCCGGTCCCCATCGGCTACGTCCGCACCCTGGAGGACGTCTACCGGTTCGAGCCCGTTCCAGCCGATCTGACCCCGGAGGAGGCACCGCACGTCATCGGGACGCAGGCCAATGTGTGGACCGAGGTGATGGAGAGCCCCGCGCGGGTGGACTACCAGACGTTCCCGCGTCTGTCGGCCTTCGCCGAAGTGGCCTGGAGTCGTCTGCCCGCCCCCGACCAGCGGGACTTCGCCGACTTCGAGCGCCGGATGACGGCCCACTACGCCCGCCTGGACGCCCTGGGCGTCGGCTACCGCCCGCCCGCCGGGCCGCTCCCGTGGCAGCGGCGCCCCGGAGTGCTCGGCCGCCCGCTGGAAGGAGCGCCCCCGAACAGGTAG
- a CDS encoding extracellular solute-binding protein: MKLPAARLAVLLAVMAAACAPQTSDNSASDKDDKTGTLRVWLFQEVSNQPKEKVVDSVLAAFEKAHKDTKVTVEYIPVETRAQRIKAAFNDPKSAPDVIEYGNTDTAGYVKDGGLLDITEEFGDWPEAKDTDPTARQSVTVDGKVYGAPYFVGVRALYYRTDVFDELGLEVPGTQAELISTAKEIRAEKPELYGLAVGGAYTYGAMPFVWANGGELATGKGGSYASAIDSAAAQQGIKAYTSLFGDDNCPAATCAGMGGNDTVTAFAAGKAGMAIGGDFSHAAVEAGKVKGKYAVVPLPGVQEGEIAPAFAGGNNIGVLKSTSHRTLAVDLMKRLASKETQASMFDAMGFLPTYSDVRQQAAAKEPFVKPFVETLGSGTKFVPASPAWAQIDSSLVLPTMFQEIVSGKKSVAAASKDAAAEMNDAFGSIG, from the coding sequence ATGAAGCTCCCCGCCGCCCGTCTGGCCGTGCTCCTCGCTGTCATGGCCGCCGCCTGTGCGCCCCAGACGTCCGACAACTCCGCGTCCGACAAGGACGACAAGACCGGCACCCTGCGGGTCTGGCTCTTCCAGGAGGTCAGCAACCAGCCCAAGGAGAAGGTGGTCGACTCCGTCCTCGCCGCCTTCGAGAAGGCTCACAAGGACACGAAGGTCACCGTCGAGTACATCCCCGTCGAGACCCGCGCCCAGCGCATCAAGGCCGCCTTCAACGACCCCAAGAGCGCGCCCGACGTCATCGAGTACGGCAACACCGACACCGCGGGCTATGTGAAGGACGGCGGACTCCTCGACATCACCGAGGAGTTCGGCGACTGGCCCGAGGCCAAGGACACCGACCCCACCGCCAGGCAGTCGGTCACGGTGGACGGCAAGGTCTACGGCGCCCCGTACTTCGTCGGCGTCCGCGCGCTGTACTACCGCACGGACGTCTTCGACGAACTCGGCCTCGAAGTCCCGGGCACCCAGGCCGAGCTGATCTCCACGGCGAAGGAGATACGGGCCGAGAAGCCGGAGTTGTACGGCCTCGCCGTCGGCGGCGCCTACACCTACGGCGCGATGCCCTTCGTCTGGGCCAACGGCGGCGAACTGGCCACCGGCAAGGGCGGCTCGTACGCCTCCGCCATCGACAGCGCCGCCGCGCAGCAGGGCATCAAGGCGTACACGTCGTTGTTCGGCGACGACAACTGCCCGGCCGCGACCTGCGCCGGCATGGGCGGCAACGACACCGTGACGGCGTTCGCCGCCGGCAAGGCGGGGATGGCGATCGGCGGGGACTTCAGCCACGCGGCGGTGGAGGCCGGGAAGGTCAAGGGCAAGTACGCCGTCGTCCCGCTGCCCGGGGTGCAGGAGGGGGAGATCGCTCCCGCCTTCGCGGGCGGCAACAACATCGGCGTACTGAAGAGCACCTCGCACCGCACCCTCGCCGTCGACCTGATGAAGCGGCTGGCGTCCAAGGAGACGCAGGCCTCGATGTTCGACGCGATGGGCTTCCTGCCGACCTACTCCGACGTACGGCAGCAGGCGGCGGCGAAGGAGCCGTTCGTGAAGCCGTTCGTGGAGACCCTGGGCTCGGGCACCAAGTTCGTCCCGGCGTCTCCCGCGTGGGCCCAGATCGACTCCTCGCTGGTGCTGCCGACGATGTTCCAGGAGATCGTGAGCGGCAAGAAGTCGGTGGCGGCAGCCTCCAAGGACGCGGCAGCCGAGATGAATGACGCGTTCGGGTCCATCGGGTGA
- a CDS encoding carbohydrate ABC transporter permease: protein MTSVTHRKTWTPWLYLAPALVVLGGLLAYPIYQLGLISLFHYTQAQVSGGEPATFEGFGNYAELFGDSQFWEVLLATVVFAAACVVSTLGVGCALAVLLTRVRAVPRLALMLAALGAWATPAVTGSTVWLFLFDADFGPVNRVLGLGDHSWTYGRFSAFFLVLLEVVWCSFPFVMVTVYAGIRAVPGEVLEAAALDGASQWRIWRSVLAPMLRPILVVVTIQSVIWDFKVFTQIYVMTNGGGIAGQNLVLNVYAYQKAFASSQYSLGSAIGIVMLLILLAVTLGYLRLLRRQGEEL from the coding sequence GTGACCTCGGTGACCCACCGCAAGACCTGGACTCCCTGGCTCTATCTCGCCCCCGCTCTCGTCGTCCTCGGCGGACTCCTCGCCTACCCCATCTACCAGCTCGGGCTGATCTCCCTCTTCCACTACACCCAGGCCCAGGTCAGTGGCGGGGAGCCGGCCACCTTCGAGGGGTTCGGGAACTACGCCGAGCTGTTCGGGGACTCCCAGTTCTGGGAAGTCCTGCTGGCGACCGTGGTGTTCGCGGCCGCCTGTGTGGTGTCGACGCTCGGCGTCGGGTGCGCGCTCGCCGTGCTGCTCACCCGGGTGCGGGCCGTGCCGCGGCTCGCGCTGATGCTGGCGGCGCTCGGGGCCTGGGCCACCCCGGCCGTCACCGGATCGACCGTGTGGCTGTTCCTGTTCGACGCCGACTTCGGGCCCGTGAACCGCGTGCTGGGCCTCGGCGACCACTCCTGGACGTACGGAAGGTTCAGCGCCTTCTTCCTCGTCCTGCTCGAAGTGGTGTGGTGCTCCTTCCCGTTCGTGATGGTCACCGTCTACGCCGGGATCCGGGCCGTGCCCGGCGAGGTGCTGGAGGCCGCCGCGCTGGACGGCGCCTCGCAGTGGCGGATCTGGCGCTCGGTGCTCGCGCCGATGCTGCGGCCGATCCTCGTCGTCGTCACCATCCAGTCCGTCATCTGGGACTTCAAGGTGTTCACCCAGATCTACGTCATGACCAACGGCGGCGGCATCGCGGGCCAGAACCTGGTCCTCAACGTGTACGCCTACCAGAAGGCGTTCGCCTCCTCGCAGTACAGCCTCGGCTCGGCGATCGGCATCGTGATGCTGCTGATCCTGCTCGCGGTGACGCTCGGGTACCTGCGACTGCTGCGCCGCCAGGGGGAGGAGCTGTGA
- a CDS encoding 2Fe-2S iron-sulfur cluster-binding protein: protein MTDDRQGEGAPQGASRWDPLPQGDYDDGATAFVKLPEGGIDALLASTDSPLAAPGHGYVPPPITVTPATTAGTDPAATGSWAMPAGGVQWPEAGTGPEETGNDRFTYSPGATGQWNFEDAQADGPAPGHDVTGQWSIPVADGDLPDESGEFTTSALVEQWGGNPPATLPGGAAAPWAAQPTEPGGPTQPGQPAQAIGEPWGRPADAHGPADAAPAVSEPPAAPDEAEAPETPEDASQGAVEAPEADGADEGAREAEEAAEGAVAGPDEDAAESSSMTGEEHPLASYVLRVNGADRPVTDAWIGESLLYVLRERLGLAGAKDGCSQGECGACNVQVDGRLVASCLVPAVTAAGAEVRTVEGLAVDGQPSDVQRALARCGAVQCGFCVPGMAMTVHDLLEGNPAPTELETRQALCGNLCRCSGYRGVVEAVKEVVAEREAHSGADAEADPDEARIPHQAGPGAGGVHPSALDPTTPHDQPYGQDGGQA, encoded by the coding sequence GTGACCGACGACCGGCAAGGAGAGGGCGCCCCGCAGGGCGCGAGCCGCTGGGACCCGCTGCCCCAGGGCGACTACGACGACGGCGCCACCGCCTTCGTCAAGCTTCCCGAGGGCGGGATCGACGCCCTGCTGGCCTCCACCGACAGCCCGCTGGCCGCGCCCGGGCACGGCTATGTGCCCCCGCCCATAACGGTCACGCCCGCCACCACCGCGGGCACCGACCCGGCGGCCACCGGCAGCTGGGCGATGCCCGCGGGCGGCGTCCAGTGGCCCGAGGCGGGCACCGGCCCCGAGGAGACCGGCAACGACCGGTTCACGTACAGCCCCGGCGCCACCGGACAGTGGAACTTCGAGGACGCCCAGGCCGACGGACCGGCGCCCGGACACGACGTCACGGGCCAGTGGTCGATCCCCGTCGCGGACGGCGACCTTCCGGACGAATCGGGCGAGTTCACCACCTCGGCGCTGGTCGAGCAGTGGGGCGGCAACCCGCCCGCCACCCTGCCCGGCGGCGCGGCCGCACCCTGGGCGGCCCAGCCGACGGAGCCGGGCGGGCCGACCCAGCCGGGTCAGCCGGCCCAGGCGATCGGCGAGCCCTGGGGACGCCCGGCCGACGCGCACGGGCCCGCCGACGCCGCCCCGGCCGTGTCGGAGCCGCCCGCGGCACCTGACGAGGCCGAGGCCCCCGAGACCCCTGAGGACGCCTCTCAGGGCGCTGTGGAGGCCCCTGAGGCGGACGGGGCCGACGAGGGCGCCCGGGAGGCCGAGGAGGCCGCCGAGGGCGCCGTGGCCGGGCCGGACGAGGACGCCGCGGAGTCGTCCTCGATGACCGGCGAGGAACACCCCCTCGCCTCCTACGTCTTGCGGGTCAACGGCGCCGACCGGCCCGTCACCGACGCCTGGATCGGCGAGTCGCTGCTGTACGTGCTGCGCGAGCGGCTCGGGCTCGCGGGTGCCAAGGACGGCTGCTCGCAGGGCGAGTGCGGGGCCTGCAACGTCCAGGTCGACGGACGGCTCGTCGCCTCCTGCCTGGTGCCCGCCGTGACCGCGGCCGGCGCCGAGGTGCGTACCGTCGAGGGCCTCGCCGTCGACGGACAGCCCTCCGACGTGCAGCGCGCGCTCGCCCGGTGCGGCGCCGTCCAGTGCGGCTTCTGCGTGCCCGGCATGGCGATGACCGTGCACGATCTCCTGGAGGGCAACCCCGCCCCGACCGAGCTGGAGACCCGCCAGGCGCTCTGCGGCAACCTGTGCCGCTGCTCCGGCTACCGCGGGGTCGTCGAGGCCGTCAAGGAGGTCGTCGCCGAACGCGAGGCGCACAGCGGGGCCGACGCCGAGGCGGACCCGGACGAGGCCCGCATCCCGCATCAGGCGGGCCCGGGAGCCGGCGGCGTCCACCCGTCCGCCCTGGACCCCACCACCCCGCATGACCAGCCGTACGGCCAGGACGGAGGCCAGGCGTGA
- a CDS encoding FAD binding domain-containing protein codes for MTTHAPQAAQAVTLPTTLDEAVAALTAMPAAVPVAGGTDLMAAVNSGQLRPAALVGLGRISEIRGWQYQDGHALLGAGLTHARMGRPDFAALIPALAASARAAGPPQIRNAGTLGGNIAGAAPTGDALPVLAALEATLIIAGPGGARGEIPVSHLLAGVEMLRPGELIGYVRVPLLHAPQVFLKATGRTGPGRAMASVALVLDPARRGVRCAVGAIAPMPLRPLEAEQWVAQLIDWDNDRAIVPEALAAFGEYVAAACIPDPVPAEDGSVEPLPPAVLHLRRTVAALARRALGRALS; via the coding sequence TTGACCACGCACGCACCGCAGGCGGCGCAGGCCGTCACGCTGCCCACGACGCTGGACGAGGCCGTGGCGGCGCTCACCGCCATGCCGGCCGCCGTTCCGGTGGCCGGCGGCACCGATCTGATGGCCGCCGTCAACTCCGGGCAGCTCCGGCCGGCCGCGCTGGTCGGCCTGGGCCGGATCAGCGAGATCCGCGGCTGGCAGTACCAGGACGGGCACGCCCTGCTCGGGGCCGGACTCACCCACGCACGCATGGGCCGCCCCGACTTCGCCGCCCTGATCCCGGCGCTCGCCGCGTCCGCGCGCGCCGCGGGCCCGCCGCAGATCCGCAACGCCGGCACCCTGGGCGGCAACATCGCCGGCGCCGCCCCCACGGGCGACGCGCTGCCGGTGCTGGCCGCCCTGGAGGCGACGCTGATCATCGCGGGCCCGGGCGGCGCCCGCGGGGAGATCCCGGTGTCGCACCTGCTGGCCGGAGTGGAGATGCTGCGGCCCGGCGAACTCATCGGCTACGTGCGCGTGCCGCTGCTGCACGCCCCCCAGGTCTTCCTCAAGGCGACCGGCCGGACCGGACCCGGACGCGCCATGGCCTCCGTGGCGCTGGTCCTCGACCCCGCGCGGCGGGGTGTGCGGTGCGCCGTGGGCGCCATAGCGCCGATGCCGCTGCGGCCCCTGGAGGCCGAGCAGTGGGTCGCGCAGCTGATCGACTGGGACAACGACCGCGCCATCGTCCCGGAGGCGCTGGCCGCCTTCGGCGAGTACGTCGCCGCGGCCTGCATCCCCGACCCCGTGCCGGCCGAGGACGGCTCCGTGGAACCGCTGCCGCCCGCCGTACTGCATCTGCGGCGCACCGTCGCCGCGCTGGCCCGACGAGCACTGGGGAGGGCGCTGTCGTGA
- a CDS encoding DUF3039 domain-containing protein, whose product MSTLEPERGTGTGTLVEPTPQVSHGDGDHERFAHYVQKDKIMASALDGTPVVALCGKVWVPGRDPKKYPVCPMCKEIYESMGAGGDDKGKGGDKKK is encoded by the coding sequence ATGAGCACTCTTGAGCCCGAGCGCGGGACTGGTACGGGGACCCTCGTAGAGCCGACGCCACAGGTGTCCCACGGCGACGGCGACCACGAGCGCTTCGCCCACTACGTCCAGAAGGATAAGATCATGGCGAGCGCCCTCGACGGGACCCCCGTCGTGGCGCTGTGCGGCAAGGTCTGGGTGCCCGGCCGCGATCCGAAGAAGTACCCCGTGTGTCCCATGTGCAAGGAGATCTACGAGTCCATGGGCGCCGGCGGCGACGACAAGGGCAAGGGCGGCGACAAGAAGAAGTAG
- a CDS encoding carbohydrate ABC transporter permease: MNLLRGLVARPWRFAAEVTALLIAAVVAFPLYWMVLSAFKPAGEIESTEARPWTTAPSLDSFRRVFEQQEFGRYFVNSLVVAGSVVVASALIAFLAATAVTRFRFRFRTTLLIMFLVAQMVPVEALTIPLFFLMRDAGQLNTLGSLILPHIAFSLPFAIWMLRGFVKAVPEALEEAAYLDGASRARFLWQILFPLVLPGLVATSVFSFISAWNDFLFAKSFIISDTSQSTLPMALLVFYKPDEPDWGGVMAASTVMTIPVLVFFVLVQRRLVSGLGGAVKD; the protein is encoded by the coding sequence GTGAATCTTCTTCGGGGCCTTGTGGCCCGCCCGTGGCGGTTCGCCGCGGAAGTGACCGCGCTGCTGATCGCGGCGGTCGTCGCCTTCCCGCTGTACTGGATGGTGCTCAGCGCCTTCAAACCGGCCGGCGAGATCGAGTCGACCGAGGCGCGGCCCTGGACGACGGCGCCCTCGCTGGACTCCTTTCGGCGCGTGTTCGAGCAGCAGGAATTTGGTCGGTATTTCGTCAACAGCCTTGTTGTCGCGGGCTCGGTGGTGGTCGCCTCGGCGCTCATCGCGTTTCTCGCGGCGACCGCCGTGACCCGATTCCGCTTCCGCTTCCGAACCACCTTGCTGATCATGTTTCTGGTGGCCCAGATGGTGCCCGTGGAAGCCCTCACGATCCCCTTGTTCTTCCTCATGCGGGACGCCGGTCAGCTCAACACCCTGGGCTCGCTGATCCTGCCCCACATCGCCTTCTCGCTGCCGTTCGCGATCTGGATGCTGCGCGGTTTCGTGAAAGCGGTTCCGGAGGCTCTGGAGGAGGCCGCGTACCTCGACGGGGCGAGCCGGGCGCGATTCCTGTGGCAGATCCTTTTCCCGCTCGTGCTGCCCGGGTTGGTCGCCACGAGCGTCTTTTCCTTCATCTCGGCCTGGAACGACTTCCTCTTCGCCAAGTCGTTCATCATCAGCGACACTTCGCAGTCGACGCTGCCGATGGCGCTGCTGGTCTTCTACAAGCCGGACGAGCCGGACTGGGGCGGTGTGATGGCCGCCTCGACGGTGATGACGATTCCGGTGCTGGTGTTCTTCGTACTCGTGCAGCGACGCCTGGTCTCGGGACTGGGCGGAGCGGTTAAGGACTGA